CCATCGGTGCGCAGCATGGTCTGCACGACGTTGACGGTCTGGGCGATGTTGGCCATGACTAGTGTCCTGAGTCGGGAATTCGCTGCGTAAGTCTCTGTGGCTTCGGCATGATGGGCCGGGTGGCGAGGACGGGACGGCCGAAGGCCGAGCTCGTGCTGACCGATGACGAGCGTTAGACGCTGACGCGTTGGGCGAGACGCCGGACGTCGTCGCAGGCGCTGGCTCTGCGGTGCCGGATCGTGCTGGAGTGCGCAACCGGCGCCTCGAACAGGGATGTTGCGGACCGGCTGGGTGTGGAGGCGCACACGGTGGGCCGGTGACGGGCCCGTTTCGTGCGGGACCGGCTGGAGGGCCTGACCGACGAACCGCGCCCGGGCGGGCCTCGGAAGATCACTGACGGCCAGGTCGAGGAAGTGGTCGTCAGGACGCTGGAGAGCACGCCGAAGGACGCCACGCACTGGTCGACGCGGTCGATGGCCAAGGAGGGGGCCTGTCTCAGTCGGCCATCGCGCGGATCTGGCGGACCTTCGGCCTCAAGCCACACCTGGTGGACACCTTCAAGCTCTCCAAGGATCCGCAGTTCATCGAAAAGGTTCGTGACGTGGTCGGGCTGTATCTCGCTCCGCCCGAGCATGCGCTGGTGCTCTGTGTCGACGAGAAGACGCATATCCAGGCTCTGGACCGGTCGGCGCCGGTGCTGCCGATGATGCCGGGCATGCCAGCGCCGTACCCATGACTACGTGCGCGGCGGCGTCACCACCCTGTTCGCCACGCTGAACACCGCCACCGGCGAGGTGATCGGCCGGATCCACCGCCGGCACCGCGCCGTGGAGTTCAAGAAGTTCCTCATCCGGATCGACAAGGAGGTGCCCGACGGGCTGGACGTGCACCTGGTCTGCGACAAAGCATCCACGCACAACACCCCCGCCATCCAGCGGTGGCTGGCCGCGCATCCCCACTTCCACGTGCACTTCACCCCCACCCGCTCCTCCTGGCTCAACCAGGTCGAGCGGTGGTTCGCGCTGCTGACGACGAAGCAGATACGGCGAGGCGTCCACAAGAACGTCCAGGCACTGAGAAGGACATCCGCACCTGGATCAAGTCCTGGAACGAAGACCCGAAACCCTTCGTCTGGACGAAGACCGCAGACGAGATCCTTGAACGCCTCGCAGGATATCTGAACAGAATTCCTGACTTATGACACTAGGCTGTCGGCGTGCCGGTAGAAGGCGGCGAAGTGCAGGCTCGCCACGAGCGCCTTGCGCAGGGTGTTCTGCTGGAACAGGAAGCCGGGGTGAGTGGCCGACTCGACACCGTATCCGGTGCCCCACTCGTCCAGGACCAGCCCGACGGTCCGCTCCGGGTCGTAGGCGTCCATGATCCGAGTGTGCCCGGCGAGGATCTCCTCGACGCGGGCCGCCTTGGCCATCGTCCAGTAGTACTCCTCGACGTCGAACCCGGTGGCGCTGCCCTTGTGCTCCCTCGTCGACGGCCGTGTCCCGGAGAACGTGTGCGTGAACGCGTGCCTGACGCTGCGGAACGCCTACGACCAGCTCGGGGTGCGGGCCGAACTGCTGCCGGTCGACCTGGCGATCGCAACAGGGACGGAGGCGGGACGCGCTACGGCGACTCTCCCTCGGCGACGCATCGGGTACGTGAACCCGGCCTGGTGTTCCCCACGACAGTGGTGATGACGATCATCGTGGACGCGATCGGACGCCGTGAGCCTCGCGTCATGTCGCACGGGCGCGCCGCGCGGAGGGCCGTCGGCCGCCTGACTTCTCTCGCAGGTCGCCAAGGAGGTCGGCGCGGATCAGATGGGAGAGCCGAGTCACGAGCTCATCCCAGGAGGGATGCGGTGGTAGGTACTGCTCAGGCCAGGTCATTCGAGTGATCAAAGTGTTGAAGACCACGGAGTACGCGAAGGCTACGGCGGCCTCCGAATCCGCGTGTCCGACGGCGCGCAAGCGGGGCGCGAGCAGCGCCTGAAGCGACGCCGCGTGGTGACGCGACACGACTGCTGCCCGGGCGGCCGTCTCCCGATCGCTGCCGCTTCTGAGGACGAAGGCCCGCAGCAGGCAGCGCTCACGGTCGACAGAGTCGGCGGTGTGTCGGACCACTGCTTCGATGAGCTCGTCGAGTTCCATCTGCGCGATGTCCTCGCGAGCATAGAAGGCGTCGATGCCTGCGGTGACACGCGTCAAGAACTGCTCGTGAATAGCCGTGAACAGCGTCTCCTTGCTGTCCACTCGCCAGTACATCCCGCCGTTCGACACGCCCGCTCGGCGGCCCACCTCCGGCAGCGTGAACCCTTCGTACCCGCGCTCGGCGAGCAGCTCGGCGCCAGCCTTCAACAAGCGCTCCCACGTCTCCTGAGACCGCTGACGCCGCGGCACTCGGACACCAGTCGGCACTGCGGGCTGCGCGGCTTCACGACGATTGGTAGGCACCAGGCCGATGATAGCGGTTCGCGTAGTCGTAGACAAGACTCCGGAGTTCGGAGTCGGCGAGTGAGAAGATTCGACACGTCGAATCTGGGGTCTGACGCGTAAATAGGTCCAGGTCAGAGTTAGCGTGGGCAGCACTGGATACCCGAACCGCCGTGGGGTAGCCGGCTGTCTGTGGCTGGTGGTCAGTCGGCGGTTTCGACGGGGTTGAGGGTGACGGTGTAGCCGAGCTGGTTGATCGCCCGGCGGGTGGCGCGTTCGGGGTCGGGCGAAGTAGGTCCCGCCGAGTTCCTCGTAGGGCACGCGGTCGGTGAGCATCGGGGATCTTGTTGCGGAGCTTGCGCTGGGCAAGCTCCGCGAGCCAACGGGCGGGAGCGGCATCCGCATCAGCTGCGACAGGGCACTGCACCGCGACAGCATGACGTTCAGGACCCGCAGCATCCGGGCCCCGCTCCGGCCCGCCAGCAACACCCCCGCCACTTCGACCACACGTTGCAGCAGCGGTGTACGCCGCTGATCACGCACGGCCAAACCCCCTCCCTGCTCAGCGAACGTCACCTTCCCGCAAGCGGCGTTCTCGCAGTACAGACGGCGCACGCTCAGCTCGATCAGCACGGGGCGGCCGCCCAGCGACGCATCGCCGAGCCGTCCGACGTAACGGCTGTGAGACCACCCGCTCGGTGTCCCGCATCCCGTACACGGTGCGGGAGCAAGCGACCGCCTACGCGCACGGACAACCACCACAGGCCCGGAGCCGTCGACCGACGAAACCAATGCGCCCGCCAAGTGCGGTAACAGGTAAGGCAGTTCAAAAGAGCACGCTCAAAGACTCAGCTCTTTCAGCGTTGCGGCACGACAGCCAGCTCAAGGCATCAGGGTCGCTTGACGGGTACCGAAAGAGATGTAACCTCTAATCGAGAGTCCGGACTCTGGAGTCTGTCATGGAGAGTCCAGACGGAGCGAACAGATCTCGCGCAGTCGCATGTCCGCGCGCAACTGTTCCCCAAGACGCTAGAGCGACGAGCACCAGGCGGTGTTGACGGATGGGCGATGACAAATGGAATGGAGCGCGCGTGACAGCGGACGCGGAGACTGAACGCCGGGTGGCGAGTGCCCACGCGCCATTGCTGAGCAGCGACAACCCGTTCAAGCTGGCAATGTTCATGTTCAACTCAGCGCGGGGCTCGACGATGTCGTCGGCCACGGAACGGTTGGTCAAGGTGACCTGGCCCGAGCAGGTGCGCCTGACGAAGGCGGCAGAGGCGGCGGGGTTCGAGGCGGTTATCCCGATCGCCAAGTGGTGCAACACACCGCATATCACACCGGAACTGGCGCGCGTATTCGACAACTTCACCTGGGCCGCCGGCCTGGCTGCGGTGACTGACCGAATCCAGATCCTCGCGACATTTCACGTGCCACTGTACCCGCCGGTGATGGCGGCGAAGATGGCCGCGACCGTGGATCACATCAGCGGCGGCAGATTCGGCATCAACGTCGTGGCCGGGTTCTCCCCCCGGGAGTTCGAGATGTTCGGCATGAAGCTGGACCCCGACGCCGACCGTTACGGCGCCACCGCGGAGTGGCTGGGGTTGCTCAAGCGCATGTGGACCGAGCCCGAGCCGTTCGACCACGAGGGGGAGCACTTTCAAGGGGCCGGGATCGTCTCCGAACCCAAGCCGCTGCAGCAGCCTTGGCCCACGATCATGTGCGCAGGCAACAGCG
This genomic window from Streptomyces sp. DG2A-72 contains:
- a CDS encoding TetR/AcrR family transcriptional regulator, translating into MKAGAELLAERGYEGFTLPEVGRRAGVSNGGMYWRVDSKETLFTAIHEQFLTRVTAGIDAFYAREDIAQMELDELIEAVVRHTADSVDRERCLLRAFVLRSGSDRETAARAAVVSRHHAASLQALLAPRLRAVGHADSEAAVAFAYSVVFNTLITRMTWPEQYLPPHPSWDELVTRLSHLIRADLLGDLREKSGGRRPSARRARAT
- a CDS encoding LLM class flavin-dependent oxidoreductase; this translates as MTADAETERRVASAHAPLLSSDNPFKLAMFMFNSARGSTMSSATERLVKVTWPEQVRLTKAAEAAGFEAVIPIAKWCNTPHITPELARVFDNFTWAAGLAAVTDRIQILATFHVPLYPPVMAAKMAATVDHISGGRFGINVVAGFSPREFEMFGMKLDPDADRYGATAEWLGLLKRMWTEPEPFDHEGEHFQGAGIVSEPKPLQQPWPTIMCAGNSDEGAAFSARHADINFRAFPSYELIPKMVDQNRALAAEAGREVKVFGHGYVICADTEKEARQQLDYYTREHVDAATAETFVTAALGNSGNTHTVDFTEELKREMLSRAAGGAFALPLVGTPEQIVDGIQRMADGGLDGMAISFPDYDEGIQVYQERLRPLLLEAGLRRS
- a CDS encoding alpha-L-arabinofuranosidase C-terminal domain-containing protein, producing the protein MAKAARVEEILAGHTRIMDAYDPERTVGLVLDEWGTGYGVESATHPGFLFQQNTLRKALVASLHFAAFYRHADSLVS